One segment of Leptolyngbyaceae cyanobacterium DNA contains the following:
- the rpoD gene encoding RNA polymerase sigma factor RpoD: protein MTQANNVLEETLDRPSIDTFDLAELILEEEVDREDLLEVSTETEEDDGKPGKVRSNRRRAQTKKKHYTEDSIRLYLQEIGRIRLLRADEEIELARKIADLLELERIREQLCDRLERDPQDSEWAQAVNMALPAFRHRLHLGRRAKDKMVQSNLRLVVSIAKKYMNRGLSFQDLIQEGSLGLIRAAEKFDHEKGYKFSTYATWWIRQAITRAIADQSRTIRLPVHLYETISRIKKTTKLLSQEMGRKPTEEEIATRMEMTIEKLRFIAKSAQLPISLETPIGKEEDSRLGDFIESDGETPEDQVSKNLLREDLESVLDTLSPRERDVLRLRYGLDDGRMKTLEEIGQIFNVTRERIRQIEAKALRKLRHPNRNSILKEYIR, encoded by the coding sequence ATGACCCAGGCTAACAACGTACTGGAAGAAACCCTCGATCGCCCATCTATTGATACTTTTGACCTCGCAGAGTTAATCCTAGAGGAAGAAGTAGATCGAGAAGATTTGTTAGAGGTTTCCACCGAAACGGAAGAAGACGACGGCAAGCCTGGTAAGGTTCGCTCTAACCGTCGTCGAGCCCAAACCAAGAAAAAGCATTACACGGAAGACTCGATTCGCTTATATTTACAAGAAATCGGTCGAATTCGACTCCTGCGGGCGGATGAGGAGATTGAATTAGCAAGGAAAATCGCCGATCTATTGGAACTAGAGCGGATTAGAGAGCAACTGTGCGATCGCTTAGAGCGAGATCCGCAAGATAGCGAATGGGCGCAAGCCGTTAACATGGCATTGCCAGCGTTTCGTCATCGCCTCCATTTAGGTCGGCGGGCGAAGGATAAAATGGTTCAGTCTAACCTTCGCTTGGTTGTTTCGATCGCTAAAAAATATATGAATCGGGGGCTGTCATTTCAGGATTTAATCCAGGAAGGCAGCCTTGGTTTAATTAGGGCGGCTGAAAAATTCGATCACGAAAAAGGCTATAAATTTTCTACCTACGCAACTTGGTGGATTCGTCAGGCAATTACGCGGGCTATAGCCGATCAGTCTCGTACTATTCGCCTACCAGTTCACCTTTACGAAACCATTTCTCGTATTAAGAAAACAACCAAATTGCTTTCCCAAGAAATGGGTCGCAAACCAACTGAAGAAGAAATCGCTACTCGCATGGAAATGACCATCGAGAAGTTGCGTTTCATCGCTAAATCCGCTCAGTTGCCAATTTCTTTAGAAACACCAATTGGGAAAGAAGAAGATTCTCGACTAGGCGATTTTATTGAATCTGATGGGGAAACTCCAGAAGATCAAGTTTCCAAAAATCTACTCAGAGAAGATTTAGAAAGCGTTCTCGATACTTTAAGTCCGCGAGAAAGAGATGTTTTACGGTTGCGCTACGGTTTAGATGATGGTCGTATGAAGACTCTGGAAGAAATCGGCCAGATTTTCAACGTTACCCGCGAAAGAATTCGCCAAATCGAAGCTAAAGCTCTTCGCAAGTTACGCCATCCTAACCGTAACAGCATTCTGAAAGAGTATATTCGTTAG
- a CDS encoding chlorophyll a/b-binding protein has protein sequence MQTQDRNSGKFGFTPQAENWNGRLAMIGFIAALVTELFSGQGVLHFLGLM, from the coding sequence ATGCAAACTCAAGATCGCAACAGTGGCAAATTTGGCTTTACTCCTCAAGCCGAAAATTGGAACGGTCGCTTAGCGATGATCGGTTTCATTGCTGCATTGGTCACCGAACTATTTAGCGGTCAAGGCGTACTGCACTTTTTAGGCTTAATGTAA
- a CDS encoding ABC transporter ATP-binding protein, producing the protein MAQVVLENVYKSFSDRKSEQERKERPTEELLSPSGSSGAILRRINLTVNDGEFMVLVGPSGCGKSTLLRLIAGLEELTGGNIWVGDRMVNDLPPKERDIAMVFQNYALYPHMTVYDNIAFGLRRMNRGEENRSSLPFWAENLLVGITRSLPKGLRYLPAQEKAIDRQVRTVAQLLQIDSLLNRLPKQLSGGQKQRVALGRAIARNPLVFLMDEPLSNLDAKLRTETRAQIVKLQRQLGITTIYVTHDQTEAMTMGDRIAVMNQGQIQQLADPIEIYNRPANMFVAQFIGSPPMNFIPVELQRPLLISNPCFRLTLPNTWERSLQKLNGNSLILGIRPEHLNLSLPAPKNLQVQVDLVEALGNETHLSVHLVEAATSENASLQVRIPPDKSVRVGEVLWLSIAPDKIHLFDPETGLAVSHR; encoded by the coding sequence GTGGCACAGGTTGTTTTAGAAAACGTTTACAAAAGCTTTTCCGATCGCAAAAGCGAACAAGAGCGCAAAGAGCGACCGACAGAGGAACTGCTTTCCCCTTCCGGGTCTTCCGGTGCCATTTTGCGGCGCATTAACCTGACGGTAAATGATGGGGAATTTATGGTATTAGTAGGGCCGTCAGGTTGCGGTAAAAGCACTCTGTTGCGCTTGATAGCTGGTTTGGAGGAGTTAACAGGGGGTAATATTTGGGTGGGCGATCGGATGGTGAACGATCTGCCACCGAAAGAAAGAGACATCGCAATGGTGTTTCAAAATTACGCTCTTTATCCCCACATGACGGTTTACGATAACATTGCCTTCGGACTGAGGCGGATGAATCGGGGGGAAGAAAATCGCAGTTCTTTACCGTTTTGGGCAGAAAATTTGTTGGTGGGAATAACGCGATCGCTTCCGAAAGGACTGCGCTATCTACCAGCGCAAGAAAAAGCGATCGATCGACAAGTGCGTACCGTCGCCCAATTATTACAAATAGATTCTCTGCTAAACCGACTACCCAAACAACTCTCCGGCGGACAAAAGCAACGGGTAGCATTGGGAAGAGCGATCGCCCGCAATCCCCTAGTTTTTTTAATGGATGAACCCCTTTCTAACTTAGATGCCAAACTAAGAACGGAAACTCGCGCTCAAATTGTCAAATTACAGCGACAATTAGGCATTACCACGATCTACGTTACCCACGATCAAACCGAAGCGATGACAATGGGCGATCGGATCGCCGTCATGAATCAAGGTCAAATTCAACAACTTGCCGATCCGATCGAAATATACAATCGCCCAGCTAATATGTTCGTTGCTCAATTTATTGGTTCTCCCCCAATGAATTTTATCCCAGTGGAATTGCAACGGCCTCTATTAATTAGCAATCCTTGCTTCCGCCTCACTTTACCCAATACTTGGGAACGATCCTTACAAAAATTGAATGGAAATTCTTTAATTTTAGGTATTCGTCCAGAACATCTCAACTTGAGTTTACCCGCACCCAAAAATTTACAAGTGCAAGTAGATTTAGTGGAAGCTTTGGGAAATGAAACTCATTTATCAGTTCATCTAGTAGAAGCTGCTACTAGCGAAAATGCCAGTTTACAGGTCAGAATTCCCCCTGATAAATCAGTGCGCGTCGGCGAAGTACTTTGGTTATCGATCGCACCGGACAAAATACACCTATTCGATCCAGAAACTGGTTTAGCGGTTAGCCATCGTTAG
- a CDS encoding hybrid sensor histidine kinase/response regulator yields MANATDEPENFYFILYPLYFILLMTDMSRKNSVLVIDDDRNSFEVIEALLYKENYDFTYISSGKEALTLLSSINPDVILLDVMMPELDGIEVCRLIKSNPTWKHIPIIMVTALNSKEDLGRSFEAGADDFLNKPISGIELRARVRSMMRIKQQYDALQETLQLREDLSNMVVHDLRNPVTNIILSAQLLLLQNQFDGKNLERLHLIQSSARQLNDQINDLLVLAKMESGKLVLNLIEVDLNHLVKDAISHFNEIAGSKKLNLITQLPERGRIISADDNLLHRVLDNLLSNAIKFSPSKSTITLQVEYPNDGLSEVNSCQQAIIRIADCGPGISAEKKQQVFDKYEVGNLISGASQIGLGLTFCKMVTEAHGGRILVEDNQPQGSVFIVEI; encoded by the coding sequence ATGGCAAACGCTACTGATGAGCCAGAAAATTTTTACTTCATCCTTTATCCTTTATACTTCATCCTTCTAATGACTGACATGAGTAGAAAAAATTCTGTATTAGTGATTGACGACGATCGAAACAGTTTTGAAGTAATAGAGGCATTGCTATATAAAGAAAATTATGATTTTACTTATATTTCTAGTGGCAAAGAAGCATTAACTCTTTTAAGTTCGATTAATCCAGATGTAATTTTATTAGATGTTATGATGCCGGAACTTGATGGCATCGAAGTTTGCCGTCTCATTAAATCAAACCCTACCTGGAAGCACATTCCGATTATCATGGTAACCGCTCTCAATTCTAAAGAAGATTTAGGGCGTTCTTTTGAAGCGGGAGCCGACGATTTCTTGAATAAACCGATTAGCGGGATTGAACTGCGTGCTCGCGTCCGCTCGATGATGCGAATCAAACAACAATATGATGCGTTACAAGAAACTCTTCAATTGCGAGAAGACCTATCTAATATGGTAGTTCACGATTTAAGAAATCCAGTAACTAATATTATTTTAAGCGCTCAATTATTGTTATTGCAAAATCAATTTGATGGTAAAAATTTAGAAAGATTACATCTCATTCAATCATCAGCAAGGCAACTAAACGACCAGATCAACGATTTGCTAGTATTAGCTAAAATGGAATCTGGTAAACTAGTACTGAATTTAATAGAAGTAGACCTTAATCATTTGGTGAAAGATGCGATATCCCATTTTAATGAAATCGCTGGTTCCAAAAAGTTAAATTTAATTACTCAACTGCCAGAACGGGGAAGAATTATATCGGCAGATGACAATTTGTTGCATCGCGTATTAGATAATTTGCTCTCTAATGCGATTAAATTTTCTCCATCTAAAAGCACTATTACTTTGCAAGTAGAGTATCCCAATGATGGGTTATCCGAAGTAAATTCTTGTCAGCAAGCAATTATTCGGATTGCTGATTGCGGCCCGGGTATCAGCGCTGAAAAGAAGCAGCAAGTATTTGATAAATATGAAGTGGGAAACTTAATCAGCGGGGCTTCTCAAATTGGTCTCGGCTTGACTTTTTGTAAAATGGTAACGGAAGCACACGGGGGTAGAATATTGGTGGAAGATAATCAGCCCCAAGGTTCGGTCTTTATTGTAGAAATTTGA
- a CDS encoding CHAT domain-containing tetratricopeptide repeat protein yields MILKNLATTVLFSPLLLTNFGKAEMINPVRVIHETSYCHNLSYKCNLPKSTYKNLSKELSADDIKTIIGLMTASIKEAQAGKYQQALDGLQRAVQIAKAGDHPNLEWSAREQMGYVYYLMDDIQKRREIYEENLAFARENRERLKNDEESFSLEHLSWVYNAQGNYQKAIELLNQAIALSKNGLPLHKAYRLNAIGVNLFQAGNIAESEKALFSSIEHYEIGIKDSISKGLFNPDMYEDEVEVMRQLQKVLVDLNKIEKALELAERGRTRAFVGLLARRLENNSGFQADIPSPNIEQIKQIAKAQNSTIVTYSVIYEFRPYKIINFDDLAKLPAKNLLIWVVKPTGEIAFKQINLNEKNALIGELVQLTRESIGARGRGLAITARTEANSRLGFNQRLQELHQLLIEPIADKLPTDPSSRVTFIPQDSLFLVPFAALQDRAGKYLIEKHTIINAPSFQVLDLTRQQQKAIRDTIKSVLIVGNPTMPSLTEEGSPPQQLSSLPGAEREANAIAKIFNAQAITGNAATKTAIAQRISQARIIHLATHGLLDDAGGFFSSLALAPSSRDNGFLTAREIIALKLNAELVVLSACDTGKGKITGDGVVGLSRSFIGAGTPSVIVSLWAVPDGPTAELMTAFYQNLKNGSDKVQALRSAMLQTMKQFPNPRDWGAFTLIGEADTSKTLQAVTGDPAITDISYNSGNTMQATASRYTVFPVPPNAQNYRESPSKIVEGEIDILFETNLSFDELVAFYRQAFTEKGLTENTALTSRTEQFFQIVFDGSPNGRKIVIQGTDLRAQGFAPTVSVSFH; encoded by the coding sequence ATGATACTAAAAAATCTCGCTACTACGGTACTCTTTTCTCCTTTGTTGTTAACTAATTTTGGGAAAGCCGAAATGATTAACCCTGTCCGAGTTATTCATGAAACTAGTTATTGTCATAATTTATCTTATAAATGTAACTTGCCGAAATCGACTTATAAAAATTTATCAAAAGAGTTATCAGCAGATGATATAAAAACAATAATTGGATTAATGACAGCAAGCATAAAAGAAGCACAAGCAGGGAAATACCAACAAGCTCTTGACGGTCTTCAAAGAGCAGTGCAAATTGCCAAAGCAGGAGATCATCCAAATCTGGAGTGGTCAGCTAGGGAACAAATGGGATACGTGTATTACTTAATGGACGATATTCAAAAAAGACGTGAAATCTACGAGGAAAATTTAGCTTTCGCACGGGAAAATCGGGAGCGACTAAAAAATGATGAAGAATCTTTTTCTCTAGAACATCTTAGTTGGGTTTACAATGCTCAAGGGAATTACCAAAAGGCGATCGAACTACTGAATCAAGCGATCGCTCTGAGCAAAAATGGGCTTCCCCTTCACAAAGCATATCGTTTAAACGCGATCGGAGTTAATTTATTTCAAGCTGGTAATATTGCAGAATCAGAAAAAGCTTTATTTTCATCTATCGAACACTACGAGATAGGCATAAAAGACAGTATCAGCAAGGGTCTGTTTAATCCAGATATGTACGAAGATGAAGTAGAAGTAATGCGGCAATTGCAGAAGGTTTTAGTTGATCTAAATAAAATAGAAAAAGCTCTAGAATTAGCAGAACGCGGTCGGACTCGTGCTTTTGTAGGGTTATTAGCTCGTCGCTTAGAAAATAATTCGGGATTTCAAGCAGATATCCCATCTCCTAATATCGAGCAAATCAAGCAAATTGCTAAAGCACAAAATTCTACAATAGTAACTTATTCAGTTATCTACGAATTTCGGCCTTATAAAATTATTAATTTTGATGATTTAGCTAAACTACCAGCTAAAAATTTATTAATTTGGGTGGTAAAGCCTACAGGTGAAATCGCATTTAAACAAATAAATTTAAATGAAAAAAATGCTTTAATAGGGGAGTTAGTACAACTAACACGCGAGTCAATCGGTGCCAGAGGAAGGGGGTTAGCAATAACGGCTAGAACTGAAGCGAATTCGCGCTTAGGTTTTAACCAAAGATTGCAAGAACTGCATCAACTGTTAATAGAACCCATTGCTGACAAATTACCGACAGATCCTAGCTCTAGGGTTACTTTTATACCTCAAGATTCTTTATTTTTAGTTCCATTTGCGGCGCTGCAAGATCGGGCTGGAAAGTATTTAATTGAAAAACATACGATTATTAACGCTCCTTCATTTCAAGTTTTAGATTTAACGCGCCAACAACAAAAAGCGATTCGAGATACTATCAAAAGCGTGTTGATCGTGGGTAATCCGACGATGCCGAGTTTAACTGAAGAAGGCAGTCCACCACAACAATTATCTAGTTTACCGGGAGCGGAAAGAGAAGCTAACGCGATCGCAAAAATTTTTAACGCACAAGCTATCACTGGTAACGCTGCAACTAAAACTGCTATAGCACAACGAATTTCTCAAGCACGCATCATTCATTTAGCAACTCACGGTCTTTTAGATGATGCGGGAGGCTTTTTTAGTTCCCTCGCATTAGCTCCCTCCAGTCGTGATAATGGATTTTTAACAGCACGAGAAATCATTGCTTTAAAATTAAATGCAGAATTAGTTGTGTTAAGTGCTTGCGATACGGGAAAAGGTAAAATTACTGGCGATGGAGTAGTCGGGCTTTCTCGATCGTTTATCGGCGCGGGAACACCTAGCGTAATCGTTTCTTTGTGGGCGGTACCGGATGGCCCTACTGCCGAACTTATGACTGCATTTTACCAGAATCTTAAAAATGGTTCCGATAAAGTACAAGCTTTACGAAGTGCAATGTTGCAAACGATGAAACAATTTCCTAATCCGAGAGATTGGGGTGCATTTACCCTCATTGGAGAAGCGGATACTTCTAAAACGCTGCAAGCTGTTACGGGCGATCCGGCAATAACCGATATTAGCTATAATAGTGGTAATACTATGCAAGCAACTGCATCTCGCTACACCGTATTTCCCGTCCCGCCAAATGCTCAAAATTATAGAGAATCTCCTTCTAAAATTGTTGAGGGCGAAATAGATATACTTTTTGAAACTAATCTCAGTTTTGATGAATTGGTTGCGTTTTATCGTCAAGCTTTTACTGAGAAAGGGTTGACGGAAAATACTGCTTTAACTAGTCGCACCGAACAATTTTTTCAAATAGTTTTTGATGGTTCGCCAAATGGTCGTAAAATCGTAATTCAAGGTACTGATTTACGGGCGCAGGGCTTTGCGCCTACGGTATCGGTCAGTTTTCATTGA
- a CDS encoding metallophosphoesterase gives MRILAIGDIHGCSIAFDTLLAALELKLEDKIITLGDYVDHGPDAKGVIDRLIGLYDRGQLIPLRGNHEQILLNSRSDGKLSPWLDWGGKATLASYSRSEDGGNLKEIPDRHWDFLENKCVNCYETDTHFFVHAEADPDLPLAEQPEYILFWGFSDRPLPHFSGKTMIYGHHTQENGLPLNLGHAIGIDTWAYGNGWLTCLDVISRKVWQANQAGQKRVFWLNQI, from the coding sequence ATGCGTATTCTTGCCATTGGTGATATTCACGGTTGCTCGATCGCTTTCGATACGCTCTTAGCTGCGCTAGAACTAAAACTAGAAGATAAAATTATTACTCTTGGTGACTACGTAGATCATGGCCCAGATGCGAAAGGTGTAATTGATAGATTGATCGGTTTATACGATCGAGGTCAATTAATCCCACTCCGAGGAAATCACGAACAAATCTTGCTTAACTCTCGTTCTGATGGCAAATTATCTCCTTGGTTAGATTGGGGCGGAAAAGCAACTCTAGCTTCTTATTCTCGATCCGAAGATGGCGGAAACTTAAAGGAAATACCCGATCGCCATTGGGATTTCCTAGAAAATAAGTGTGTAAATTGTTACGAAACGGACACTCACTTTTTCGTACACGCCGAAGCAGATCCCGATTTACCCCTAGCCGAACAACCGGAATATATATTGTTTTGGGGATTTAGCGATCGACCATTGCCGCATTTTTCTGGCAAAACCATGATTTACGGACACCACACTCAAGAAAATGGTTTACCCCTCAATCTCGGTCACGCTATTGGTATTGATACTTGGGCTTACGGAAATGGTTGGTTAACTTGTTTAGATGTAATCAGCAGAAAAGTTTGGCAAGCTAATCAAGCAGGTCAAAAAAGGGTTTTCTGGCTCAATCAAATTTAA